One segment of Anopheles stephensi strain Indian chromosome 3, UCI_ANSTEP_V1.0, whole genome shotgun sequence DNA contains the following:
- the LOC118509899 gene encoding angiopoietin-1-like, which produces MKLVVCVLVVGCLANLCLAKIDAVAPKYGVRPIVPSPHPPSNGGSDIDKCGCHEIVGKLKKVESNLLRLIQNLRNKYGSVYSKLLDMKKHAKSVSWYVGLTSETSENINEQLFISSITTAQIMQWVRELTTKQQKLLTKTFLTESILALENRQEGGKPPVPEGDTVYTSCDDERITQTGTYLVQDVFAEPTKVVCVLDFQPGAYTVIQNRQAGSTDFYRGYSEYRSGFGEFDGGDYWLGLDRIHNITSSGEYELFILLEDFEKNVTYARYDNFEIGSGNDFYPITKLDGYSGPAGDSYGDVVGVLFSAYDLDLDNSESNCAVSNRGAWWYTDCGQSNLNGLYLKGLSGSTTGMFWETFRGPFYSLKKSRMMVKRKQMPTTTESTTTTVSETTTTTPAMGTETTQEVTEPAKTTFTSTTIFTTTSGSDASSTSTMGAQTAPSTEPTSTSTDASQTTTTEAPTITTTDPETSTMTTTDPETSTMTTTDPETSTITTMDPETSTMTTMDPETSTMTTTDPETSTMTTMDPETPAITTVDPETTTAENPTTTTTPGSVTAEVTETTVDSTTQPVETMTMPTE; this is translated from the exons ATGAAGTtagttgtgtgtgtattaGTGGTGGGCTGTTTGGCGAACCTGTGCCTCGCGAAAATTGACGCTGTAGCGCCTAAATATGGTGTGAGGCCAATAGTGCCATCACCTCACCCACCATCAAACGGGGGCAGTGATATCGATAAGTGTGGCTGCCACGAGATCGTTGGAAAGCTGAAGAAGGTCGAATCGAACCTGTTGAGGTTGATCCAGAACCTACGCAACAAGTACGGTTCCGTGTACAGTAAGCTGCTGGACATGAAGAAACACGCGAAGAGTGTGTCTTGGTACGTCGGTCTAACATCGGAGACTAGTGAGAACATCAACGAACAGTTGTTTATCTCTTCGATCACCACGGCACAGATCATGCAATGGGTCAG AGAGCTTACCACTAAGCAACAAAAATTATTAACAAAGACGTTCCTCACTGAATCCATCCTGGCTCTGGAGAATCGTCAAGAAGGCGGAAAGCCTCCAGTACCGGAAGGTGACACCGTCTACACATCGTGCGACGATGAGCGCATCACCCAGACTGGCACGTACCTGGTGCAGGATGTGTTTGCCGAGCCGACGAAGGTAGTGTGCGTCCTCGACTTCCAGCCAGGCGCATACACTGTGATCCAGAACCGTCAGGCCGGATCGACCGATTTCTACCGCGGTTACAGCGAGTACCGATCTGGCTTCGGAGAGTTCGACGGTGGTGATTACTGGTTGGGTCTGGACCGCATCCACAATATCACTTCTTCCGGTGAATACGAGTTGTTCATCCTGTTGGAGGACTTCGAGAAGAACGTAACGTACGCCCGTTACGACAACTTCGAAATTGGATCAGGAAACGACTTCTATCCAATCACCAAGTTGGACGGATACAGTGGTCCTGCCGGTGACTCGTATGGAGATGTGGTCGGTGTGCTGTTCAGCGCCTACGATCTGGATCTGGACAACAGCGAGAGCAACTGTGCCGTCTCGAACCGCGGTGCCTGGTGGTACACTGACTGTGGTCAAAG cAACTTGAACGGTCTGTACCTGAAGGGTCTGTCCGGTAGCACGACCGGCATGTTCTGGGAGACTTTCCGTGGACCATTCTACAGTCTGAAGAAGAGCCGCATGATGGTGAAGCGCAAGCAAATGCCAACCACCACTGAAAGTACCACAACCACGGTCAGTGAAACAACGACCACTACCCCAGCCATGGGAACTGAAACAACCCAGGAGGTTACTGAGCCGGCCAAAACCACATTCACTTCAACAACCATCTTTACGACAACGTCGGGCTCAGACGCATCATCTACATCAACTATGGGTGCTCAAACTGCGCCTTCAACCGAACCCACTTCAACATCAACTGATGCATCCCAAACTACGACTACCGAAGCTCCCACTATAACAACCACGGATCCTGAAACTTCCACTATGACAACCACGGATCCTGAAACTTCCACTATGACAACCACGGATCCTGAAACTTCCACTATAACAACCATGGACCCTGAAACTTCCACTATGACAACCATGGATCCTGAAACTTCCACTATGACAACCACGGATCCTGAAACTTCCACTATGACGACCATGGATCCTGAAACTCCCGCTATAACAACCGTAGATCCTGAAACCACGACTGCTGAAAATCCCACAACTACAACCACACCAGGTTCTGTGACAGCTGAGGTCACTGAAACTACTGTCGATTCGACAACACAGCCTGTTGAAACCATGACAATGCCAACGGAGTGA